AAGATAAGACCTGATATAACATCAGAAGATATATTTAATTCTATATATAAAGCTTCAAACTTCAAAGTAAAATTAAAAGCAATAAAAGTATAATTTTTTTAAAACTTATTCTATTATCTATAAGGTTATTTTATCAATGGTATAATGACGCTATTATGTTTACTTTTTCTTTTAAAAATATAACTATTGTTGAAATGCTTTTATTAAAAGAGAGGATGTTGTTTTTACAAAATCATTTTCTTTAAGTATATCTTTATCATACTCATATGAGCGTATAAATGGTACAAGTGTTGCAGAAGAAATAAACAAAAGAACATATTTAGCCGAAAACTCTGTTGATAATTGTCCAGTTTCTTGAAAATATTTAATTTTCTCTTCTAGCTGATCAAATGAGGCAAAATTTTGTTGATTCTTAATTCCAGATAAAGAGATATTTTTTTCTAAACGCTGCCAATCTAACATTTTTAACATATCTGGATTGTTGGCATGACTATTAAATCTTGCTTCTACTAGTTTGTTTACAAAATCTTTAAAAGTCTTTTGCTCAATACAACAATTTATTGAAGCAAATGTATCAGAGTTTATTAAAGATTCTTTAACTGTTTTCCATAAATCAATTTTATTTGAAAAATAGTGATAAATTAAAGAACTTTGAACATTCGCTTTTTTAGCAATATCTCTGATAGATGTACCATTAAAACCATTTTCAACAAATAAATCTTTCGCGGCTTTAATAATTTTTTTTAAAGTATTATTTGCTTGTGACTTCATTAGTTCAATTTTTATTTTCTAGTTAACAAGAAATTATAGCAGATAATATACACTACCTTCTATTGAACAAACGATCAATAAGTGATAATATTTTTGAACGGTTGTTCAATAAATTAAATTTTAAAGGGGTACTGATTATGGATTTGACTAGAAAAAAACCTCTAGGGGTTGTTATGTTAACAATTTTTGCGTTAGCTTTAGGTTGTGGATATTTTTTTGGAGCAATGATGTTTACCCCATCTCTTCCAGCAATTACATTCTATTTTAACACCAGTTCTTCATTAGCCAGAATGACTGTATCAAGTTTTTTAATTACAATGGCGTTATCACAGCTTATTTATGGTCCTGCATCAGATAAATATGGTAGAAAGCCTTTTATATTAGTAGGAGGTATAATCTTTGCGTGTGGCTCAATATTTTGCTTTTTGTCACAGTCAATTATTTTTTTAATTATAAGTAGAGCTATACAAGGTTTTGGTGCAGGTGCTTTAATTACTTTAGCAAGAACAATTCTTCAAGATTCATTTACAAAAGAACATTTTTTAAAAGCAATAGCTTGGATGAGTATATTTTTTTCAGTGGCCCCAGCTATTTCTCCTCTTATCGGTGGTTTCTTACAATTGCATTTTGGCTGGCAGAGTAGTTTTATCTTTATGTTTATTTTTGCAATTGCTTTGATCACATCAGTTATTTTTTTATTACCTGAAACAAATAAAGAGAAGAATTATAAAGCAATGGATATTAAGCATCTGATTAACAATTACTTAATTGTTACAAAAAGCAAAATTTTTTGGGTTTATATGATTTTTATTGTTTCAGCTTTATCTGGAGGTGTTACTTTTGATGTAATTGGCTCATTTGTATTAATTAATGATTATCATTTAACTTCAGTAACTTTTGGAGTAATTTCAACATCGTTAATGATGATGACAATTGTGTCACGCTTTTTAATGTCAATTGTATTATTTGAGCATGTGAAAAAAGAAACAATTATCTTAGTAGGTTTGTTTATTATGTTTAGTTCATCAATTGTATTAGGAATTTTAGATTTATTAAGTTTGATAAATTTATTAGATCTTTTATCTATACTTGCAATTTTTTACTTAGCGTGCGGGCTAATTATACCAATTTCAGCAGCAAGTGCATTAAGTTTATTTGATAAAATGAAAGGAGTAGCAGGTGCTTTTTATGGTTCTATGCAAATGTGCGGAGTTTTTTTAGTAAGTATCGTAGCATCTAGTATGCATCCAACTATTGGATTTATGTTAAGTATTTTATGTATATTGTCTTTTATTAGCTTATTTCTAGGAATCAAAACATTTTATAAGAAAAATGATAGATTCAAGTTTAGAAATAATACAACTCAACTGATTTAATGATTCCATTTATAACTATTTGAAAAGTGAATTATTAATAGAGATAATCTTTACCATAAAGTATATTTGGATATATACAATAATTTTATAACACAAAGGGTTATGAAAACTGTAAATTTTGAAAAATTATATACAGATTTTAAAAATACATTTGATTTATGTAGATATACAAATAAATCGCTAGAAGAAGAAATTATTAGAAGAGCCAAAGAAGATAATATTCCAGATGGTGTGTTTCTTTTTAGGTTTAGATTGGTGATATTTAAGTTTAAGGTAGCTAATGATTCTATTGAATATATTGGTTACGAAAAATAATAGCAACATTTCATCTTTATAAGTTATATCTGCTATAATCTTTTCACCTTAAAATTTTTAAAAATTACTTTCATGGCCGAAAAATATATATATTCAATGCATAGGGTTGGTAAAGTTGTACCACCTAATAAATATATTCTCAAAGATATTTCACTATCTTTTTTTGATGGTGCAAAAATAGGTGTACTAGGTCTTAATGGCTCTGGTAAATCAACATTACTTAAAATTATGGCTGGCCTTGATACAGAAATCGTTGGTGAAGCAGCGCCGCGTAAAGGTGTAAAAATAGGCTATCTACCACAAGAACCAAAACTTGACCCCGCTAAAGATGTACGTGGTAATGTTGAAGAAGCCCTGGCGCACTTACAAGATATGCTTACTAGGTTTGATGAAATTAGTATGAAATTCTGTGAGCCGATGTCTGATGATGAAATGGCTAAACTTCTTGAAGAGCAAGGCGATTTGCAAAATGCTATAGATGCTGCTGGAGCTTGGGAAATAGAGCGTAAATTAGAGGTTGCTGCAGAGGCTTTACGCTTACCACCGTGGGATGCTGATGTTACTAAATTATCAGGTGGTGAGGCTCGCCGTGTTGCATTATGTAAGTTACTATTATCTGCTCCAGATATTTTACTACTAGATGAGCCTACTAATCATTTAGATGCAGAATCTGTAGCGTGGTTAGAGAAGTTCCTAGCAGAATACAAAGGTACGGTTGTAGCTGTTACCCATGATAGATATTTCTTAGATAATGTTGCTGAATGGATTCTAGAGCTAGATCGCGGTGAGGGAATTCCTTTCAAAGGTAATTATACACAATGGTTAGAGCAAAAGGAAAAACGCTTAGAAATGGAAGAAAAGCGTGAAACTGCTCACCAAAAAGCTCTAAAAGAAGAATTAGAATGGGTGCGTCAAAATGCTAAAGGTCGCCAAGCTAAATCAAAAGCAAGACTTGCTAAGTTTGATGAGCTAAGCTCGCAAGAGTTCCAGAAGCGTAATGAGACACAAGAGTTATACATTCCACCAGGAGAAAGACTAGGTAAGAATGTAATCAAGGTTAAAGATATTGTTAAATCATTTGATGATAAGCTACTTATAGATCATCTAAGTATGGATGTTCCAGCTGGATCTATCGTGGGTATAATTGGTGCTAATGGTGCTGGTAAGTCAACATTCTTTAAAATGGTTACAGGGCAAGAGGCTCCTGATAGTGGTGAGATTGAACTTGGTGAAACAGTACATTTAGCTTATGTAGATCAATCACGTGATGCTCTAGATGATAACAAAACAGTTTGGGAAGAAATTGCTGATGGTTTAGATGTAATCACAGTTGGTAAATATACTATCCCATCACGCCAATATGTTGGTAGATTTAACTTCAAAGGTGCAGATCAGCAGAAATATATATCTCAACTATCTGGGGGTGAGAGAAACCGTGTTCACCTTGCCAAACTACTTAGAAGTGGTGGTAATGTTATCTTACTAGATGAGCCTACAAATGATCTAGATGTAGAGACTCTAAGGGCGCTTGAGGAAGCTATCCTAGCATTCCCTGGTTGTATCTTGGTAATTTCGCATGATAGATGGTTCCTAAACCGTATTGCTACAAATATGCTTGCTTTTGAGGGTAATAGTGAAGTAGTTTGGTTTGAAGGTAACTATGATGCTTATATCGAAGACAAGAAACGCCGTC
This Francisella opportunistica DNA region includes the following protein-coding sequences:
- a CDS encoding TetR/AcrR family transcriptional regulator, which translates into the protein MKSQANNTLKKIIKAAKDLFVENGFNGTSIRDIAKKANVQSSLIYHYFSNKIDLWKTVKESLINSDTFASINCCIEQKTFKDFVNKLVEARFNSHANNPDMLKMLDWQRLEKNISLSGIKNQQNFASFDQLEEKIKYFQETGQLSTEFSAKYVLLFISSATLVPFIRSYEYDKDILKENDFVKTTSSLLIKAFQQ
- a CDS encoding multidrug effflux MFS transporter, which codes for MDLTRKKPLGVVMLTIFALALGCGYFFGAMMFTPSLPAITFYFNTSSSLARMTVSSFLITMALSQLIYGPASDKYGRKPFILVGGIIFACGSIFCFLSQSIIFLIISRAIQGFGAGALITLARTILQDSFTKEHFLKAIAWMSIFFSVAPAISPLIGGFLQLHFGWQSSFIFMFIFAIALITSVIFLLPETNKEKNYKAMDIKHLINNYLIVTKSKIFWVYMIFIVSALSGGVTFDVIGSFVLINDYHLTSVTFGVISTSLMMMTIVSRFLMSIVLFEHVKKETIILVGLFIMFSSSIVLGILDLLSLINLLDLLSILAIFYLACGLIIPISAASALSLFDKMKGVAGAFYGSMQMCGVFLVSIVASSMHPTIGFMLSILCILSFISLFLGIKTFYKKNDRFKFRNNTTQLI
- the ettA gene encoding energy-dependent translational throttle protein EttA, which codes for MAEKYIYSMHRVGKVVPPNKYILKDISLSFFDGAKIGVLGLNGSGKSTLLKIMAGLDTEIVGEAAPRKGVKIGYLPQEPKLDPAKDVRGNVEEALAHLQDMLTRFDEISMKFCEPMSDDEMAKLLEEQGDLQNAIDAAGAWEIERKLEVAAEALRLPPWDADVTKLSGGEARRVALCKLLLSAPDILLLDEPTNHLDAESVAWLEKFLAEYKGTVVAVTHDRYFLDNVAEWILELDRGEGIPFKGNYTQWLEQKEKRLEMEEKRETAHQKALKEELEWVRQNAKGRQAKSKARLAKFDELSSQEFQKRNETQELYIPPGERLGKNVIKVKDIVKSFDDKLLIDHLSMDVPAGSIVGIIGANGAGKSTFFKMVTGQEAPDSGEIELGETVHLAYVDQSRDALDDNKTVWEEIADGLDVITVGKYTIPSRQYVGRFNFKGADQQKYISQLSGGERNRVHLAKLLRSGGNVILLDEPTNDLDVETLRALEEAILAFPGCILVISHDRWFLNRIATNMLAFEGNSEVVWFEGNYDAYIEDKKRRLGDKYDAITKIKYKRISVD